A stretch of DNA from Aerosakkonema funiforme FACHB-1375:
ATCAAGCATCTGAAGGAAGCGAAGAAAACTTTGGAAGAGGAATTAAAGGCGATCGGCGATACCGAGACGCGACAGTTATTGAAACAGAAGGACAAAAAAGAACAGGAAGTTGAGAAATTAACGAATCGTCAAACCGAGATCGGTCAGGAATTATCTCACCAACAAACGCTCAAAAAAGAAACGAGTAACCGTTTCCGCGATGTCAGTGGTGCGAAAGATTTAGAAGAAAGACGCAAAGAGTTGTCATCGCAGAAAGCAACAAATAGAGATAGACTGAAACAAAGTAGAGAGGCGTTGAATAAAGCGATTTCTACTAGAGGATACACGACTTTGCTACCAGAAATAACGGCGGAGTTTCGTGCAATTGTGAGTGAATTCAAACAGCGAGGCGAGTTAACTTCGGGAATTTCGCGAGAATTTATCAACGATTTGCTGAATTCGCAACGCTGCATTTGCGGTGCGGAGTTACGCGAGGGAACGCACCTTCACCACAATGTCAGTAGTTGGCTAGATAAAGCTAGCATTGCAGCGGTGGAAGAAACGGCTATTCGGACGATCGCACAGGTGGATGAAATTGATAAGCAAACATCGACATTTTGGCAGGATATCGATAAAGAGCAAGCTAATATCAATCAAATCAGGCAAGAAATTTCCCGCATTGAAACGCAACTGGATGATATTGGCGAACAGTTAAGAAAGAATCCGGCGGAAGAGATTCGCAATCTGCAAAAGCGATTGGATGAAATTGAAGGTAAAATCCGGGATTTGACTTTGGAGGAGGGAGAAAATAAGCAGAAAATTTCCGATTTAAAAACCGAGATTGACGAACTCAGCAAACAAATCGCCAAACAGGAAATGAATGAGGCAAGACAAGCGCTTGCACAGCGGCGGATTGCGGCTACTCAGGATGCGATCGAACGTTTGACGGAGTTTCGATCTCGCCTGGATAAGCATTTTCGATCGCAATTGGAAAAGCGGGTACAGGATATTTTTAGCTCAATTTCCTTTAAGCCTTATCTCCCCAAACTCACCGATAAATACGAACTGACGCTAGTGGAAAAGACGGCGGGTAAAGAGTCGCAAGTTGCCGCATCAACGGGAGAGAATCAAATTCTCAGTTTATCGTTTATCGGCGGCATTATCGACAGGGTGAGAGAATGGAGTAAAGAGGAAATGATGATGCCAAATAGCAGCACTTTTCCAATTGTGATGGATTCGCCTTTTGGCAGTTTGGATGAAATCTACCGCCGCCAAATTGCTAAAATAATTCCCAAATTGGCGAATCAATTGGTGGTTTTAGTTACTAAAACTCAGTGGCGAGGTGAAGTAGAAGAAGAAATGGCTAATCGCGTTGGCAGAGAGTATGTGCTGACTTATTACTCTTCTAAGCCAGATTGCGAAGCGGATACAATTGAGTTGGGAGGTCTTCCCTATTCTTTGGTACGCCAAAGTCCGAATGAGTTTGAATATACGGAGATTGTAGAGGTGGATTATGAGTTCTAGTTTAGCGGCTGTAGCTGAAAATTTGGTGACGGATACCTGGGTGAAGGCAAGTTGGGAAGAGTTTGTCGCTTTGGGAAATAATCCTGATTGGGAAAAGGGAAAATTTTTTTATCATCAAGGATACATGAGGATTGAAATGGCAGCAGTAGGCCCACTTCACAGTCGTCAAAATTCGGTTACTTCCAGAGTAGCTAATTTCTATGCAACGCTGAGAAATATCCGAATTGTCGAATTAATTAATGCGAGTTTCCGCAGAACTGGTGTTAGTGAATTTCAACCAGATTTGTCTTATTATATAGGCGCAGATTTTAGATTACCGCCTCGAACGAATACGCCGATCGATCTAAATGAATTCGATCCGCCTGCGTTGGTCATAGAAATTTCGTCCACTTCTCTAGGTGATGATTTAGGACGAAAACGATTAATATACGAACGCGCTGGTGTGCAAGAATATTGGGTTGTTGATGCAAGTCTTGATGATGTAATTGCTTTTGAAATTTCCCAAAGGCGTAGCGGTGAAATTGAAGAGTCAAGTGTGTTACCTGGCTTAGGGATCGCTCTCGTTGAAGAAGCACTCCAACGCAGCCAAACACAGGATGATGGGGAGATTAATCGCTGGCTGATTCAAACATTTAGCCAAAGTTGAGAGGAAATATATCCCCAATTATAACTATGGTATAATTGGGGGTAATAAAAATAGAATTCAGTTATTGTGGATTGAATAAATATCAATAAAATGAGTGCCAGTAAAATCAGAATAGCTAAAGATAAAGCCGATTTAGTAAAATCATTACTTATCGCCAAGGAAACAACTGGGCCTTTTCAAACTTACGCGGATATCATAGTATTTGCCGCCGCATTGGGTGCAAAACGAAAAAAACGAGTGCCTTTGGAGGAAATCTCGAAAAGAGACCCTCTCCCAATTGGCATAGAAATTTTCGTTTCGAGGGGATATGATGTGGCGATCAAGTTGTTAGCGATCGCAGAAACTAAAGATGTGAACATTATATCACCAAATGATGAAAATGCCGAATCACAACGCATCGAAATTTTTGAAGAATATGCCAATGGTGGACTGGAAATTTTGGCAGATGAATTGCGAGGTTCGGTAGACTATTCTGAGAGACTTTTGTTGATGCTAATCTCGGAACGAGATAAGCAAAATCGGGCGGAAGGGGAGTTTGATTTAACTAGGTTTTTATATTGAAGGGAATGAGATTTTTTAACCGCAGATGAACGCAGATGTTATTAAGAGTTGGGCATTTTTGAAAAGAGCGATCGCACTATTAGCTTACGGCTATTCAGCATTGATTATTGTTTATTTCCTTCTCAGACTAATATTTTGGGATCAATTTTGGGTAGTTGGTTTGGTCAGCAGTTTTATCCCTTTGATTTTATTACCGATCTTAATTTTACCAGTTCTGGCATTGGGGATGATAAAAAAGCGCTGGTTTTCGATCGCATCATCAATTGCTTGTATTTTACTGATAAGTTGGCTGCATTTAAAATACTTTTCTCCTCACCCAATTCAAACAACTTCTTCCCAGCTTAACATCAAGGTTTTATCCCTGAATTGTAGTTGGTATAAAACCAGTTCGGAAAATCTCACCAGTCTAATTCAGAAAGAAGCACCCGATATCGTTTTCTTACAAGAAGTTGTTAAAAAACATACCCAAAGAGCATTCGTTTGGTTAAAATCAACCTATCCCTACCAATTTGCCGCCCCTGAAACTGGTATTCTCAGTAAATATCCCATCGAATTTAGCGAAATTTTACATTTGGCTGGTCATCGAGATATTCAACAACGTGCTATAATTAAGATTGACAATCGAGATATAATTGTTTATAACATCCAAGTTAAATCTCCCTGGATAAACTACCAAAAAATTTTGCCGTTTGTGAGTATTCCCTTTTACGATTATAGAGAGCGATCGCAAGAAATTCAAGACCTACTACAGCGCCTGCAAAAAGAAACCCTTCCGCTGATTGTTGCTGGCGACTTTAACATGACCGACCAATCCCAAGATTACCATTATTTAGCAACAGTTTTGCAAAATTCCTTCCAGTCGTCGGGAATGGGATTTGGGTTTACTTGGCCCCACGGTTGGGAACTGAGCTTTTTGATTAAAAACTCACCTTGGAAATTAAACTATCCCATCTTCAGAATAGACCATATTTGGTATTCAAAAGATTGGGGTTCTCGCGCTAGCAAAGTGTTACCGACAACTGGGTCAGATCATTTACCTGTAACAACAGAATTGATTCAGATCCCAAGTTAATAATTCTTGTGTAGGTTGGGTTGAATAAACCCAACCCAACCTACTGAATAAATAGCTTTCATCTGTGTTCATCTGTGTTCATCTGTATTCATCTGTGGTAAAATAAAATCAACTAAGAATCACCGGTAAACCTACTTCTCTCGGTTGTACAAATTTACCATTAAAACCGACCGCCTTATTCTCAAAAGTTCTCGCTTCTGCCAACGCCTGACGCAATTCTGCACGTTCTAAATCATCATCAACTCCACCCAAAATATACACGAGTAATTTCGCCGCTAAATCTCTACCCGCAACTAAAATCCGCTTCTTGTTCGGGTCGTACAAAACACCGTACCAAAGCGACTCCGGATACTCCATATTACTAAATCCATCATCCGTATCGAACTTGCGAAGTTTATCAAAAACACTCTTCAGCGGCATCTTTTTCCGAAATATCATAATTCCCAAAGCTTGCGCCAAAGCTACTTGTCCCACCGGACGAAAAATCATGTTTCCTTCCCCGCCATCTTTCTCAAAACTGAAGCGGCGCAATTGCGGTGTTTCCTCTCCCGATTCCAATCTTTGGTAACTCGGTAAATTTGCTAAATTATCGAACAATTTGTGAAATTCCTCGAAAGCTTCTTCCAGTTCCTCATCATCGGGACGCATAGGAATTAAACCTTTATCTTGCGACGGTTTCCAGTGCGGAAATTTTTGCCCTAAATAGCGTTCTGACATTTCAGTTAACGCTTGCAACGTGGTTAAAACCGTTGATTTTGTTGCCACTGTAGCGCTATCCCAATTCACGCGAGGATTGCGACTTGGTTTATCTTTTAACAATGGATGGGTAACGGCAACTTTTCTGGCAATTATCGCAAAACCGTTATTTTCATCTAATTGCGCTAACTGTCCTTTTGTTAAAGGTGCCGCCATCAAATTAACGTGAACAAAAATCGACCTGACTCGCCGCCTCGCTTCTTCGCGAGTTTCCCCCGGAACGACAGCGCAAATAAATTCAATGCCTATCTTTTCTTTGGCTAAATTTTGTAAATAGGAGGAATCAACTTGAAACTCTTCACTTAAATCATCTACAGTAATAAAACTTCCGGCTGCTTTTTTATCCTTTTTATATCGCTGGAGTTTGCCGGTTTGAATTAACTCCATTAATCCCTGCACTCCCATGAGACGATGTTGACCGTCCAAAGCAAAAATTGTCACGTCATCGGAGACATTCAACAACCCGACTTTCGCATCTTTATCTAATGGCATGAAATCAGCAGTAGATTTAATTGCCTTTCCTTCTGTACTCCATTCCGCAGATTTGGGATTGTCTACCCACGGTTGATTTATGACTACTAAAACTGGTGGGAATTTGTGATGTTTTCGCGCTGCTAAATACTGCGCCAAAGCTGCTTGACGCGACCAATCTAAAGGTCGTTGTTGAATTTCTTCTATCGTTTCTGCATCAATTTCAATATTTTGGGTATCGGGATTGAATTTGGGACGGAAAAGCGGTAGGCGCGATGCAAATCGAACGCGACTGGAAAACCATTCTAGGGTGACAGAACCGATGTATGCTTCCGTTCCTCCCATTTCGATTTTTTGTACCAAAATTTGGTCGTTTCGGCTCAAAAATCGGTCTAAAAGGAGTGCTAAGGCTTGCTTTTCTCGGTTTTCTCGTTCCAGGATTTGACTGGCGAGGTCTGGTGTAGGGTTGCTGGCGCTGTTCATGGTTGGGGAATGGGACGGGACTCCTCAGAAACCCGGTTTCTTGAAGAAATTCGGCTTCTGTTTTTTAAGACTAGCGGTAAAAAATACCTTAGTCAATATTGTTTTTAAAAATATATGGATATGCAATAATAAAGATAATGGAGATGGAATTGGTGATGCACAATTTAGCTATTATGTCAATATGTCATAAGAAAATTTCATTCGATCGCTAACGATGACACAGACACCAAGCAATAACGGCAATTCCACCAGATTAGACCGAATTGAGGCAATTTTAGAACGCACGGTAGAAGATACTAGCGAATTGCGATCGGCCCTCACCCAGCTTACGGCCCAAACGGTAGCGGATAGAGAAGCAGATGAACGAATTGCGATCGGCTTTGGCCCAATTCACCGGGCGGGTAAACAACTTGGTCGAGAGAATGGGACGATACCAGGAGGAAACTGCGTTTAATAACTCTGAATTAGTGCGAGGACAAGCAATGATGACCGACCCCGACCTAATCAGAGAACTTACATTACGACAAATGCAAAGTGATGAGAGACAAATGCAACTCGAACAAAGTCAAGTGCGACTGGAACAAACTCAAGCGCAAATAGCACAAACTCAAGAACAAATGAGAGAAATGCAGGCATCTATACTAGCAGCACAAGAGAGACAAGAACGCATTTTAGATTATTTAATCCGCCGCAGCGAGTAATTTAAGGAAAATATAACCATGACACAAGCACAAATTCAACTGAAAGAAGAGAGCGAAAATGCTTAAAATTTCTTCTCCATCTTTTGAATATATTTTACCAGTCATTCGGGGAATTCAGTCAGGACGGGAATACTACGTTTCTATGTGTCCCGTGCGATTGTTGCCGAAACTTTTTCCATTAGATGAACAGGAAACGCCGCCAGAGATGAGGGCAAAGCGCACTCTCAACCGCCAACGAGTGCCAGAAATTGCTAAATATATTGTGAACAATCCTAAGCACTATATTTTTTCGGCAATCACCGCATCAATTGATGCGGATATCACCTTTGAACCTATCGGAACGGAAGCGGAAGGCAGAAAAATTGGTCGCTTGCGCGTGCCGATGGATGGAAAGTTGATTATTAATGACGGACAACATCGAAAAGCGGCGTTAGAAATGGCGCTGAAAGAAAATCCAGAATTAGGATATGAGACGATCGCACTTATTATATTCTTAGATATCGGACTGGAACGATCGCAACAAATATTCGCCGACCTCAATCGTTACCCAGTGCATCCCGACCCCTCTTTAAATATCTTGTACGATAATCGAGATAAATATGCTAAAATAGTTAGAGAAGTTGTCAAGCAAGTAGCAGTTTTCCGCAGTTTGACAGATTGCGATCGCAGTACCCTCTCCACCCGTTCCAGTAAACTATTCACACTCAACAGCATATATAATGCTAATCTGGCCTTTTTAGCTAATCATCGGGATGGGGAATGGGAGAGTGCGATCGCAATTGCAGTACGTTTCTGGAATACTGTTAGCAGCAATATACCAGATTGGCAACAAGTTTTATACAAAAAAGTCAGCGCCAGCGAAATGCGACGGGACTACATTCACTCTCACCCCACCGCGCTTACCGCATTAGGCGCAACAGGCGCAACACTCCTCTCCCTTTATCCAGATAACTGGGAAAATCATCTTGCTGGATTGGCACAAATTGACTGGTCGCGTTTTAATGTAGATTGGGAAGGGAAGGTTTTGTCTAAAAGTGGCATTTCTCAGTCCCGCAGCAGCGTTAATTTTATGACTGCTTATATTAAAAAGCGATTGAATTTGCCACTAGCTGCGGATGAGTGATGGAGAATTCCCTTTCTTTAAACCGC
This window harbors:
- a CDS encoding Uma2 family endonuclease; translation: MSSSLAAVAENLVTDTWVKASWEEFVALGNNPDWEKGKFFYHQGYMRIEMAAVGPLHSRQNSVTSRVANFYATLRNIRIVELINASFRRTGVSEFQPDLSYYIGADFRLPPRTNTPIDLNEFDPPALVIEISSTSLGDDLGRKRLIYERAGVQEYWVVDASLDDVIAFEISQRRSGEIEESSVLPGLGIALVEEALQRSQTQDDGEINRWLIQTFSQS
- a CDS encoding AAA family ATPase; translation: MKLISIKLNNFRCFYGKTPEILLCGEEQRNTTIIHGNNGAGKTTLLNAFTWVLYEKFTAAFASEEQLVNKRAIAEAKAGESVECWVEIVWEHDDKRYRAKRECRAYKSETIEQGESRLYMQVAGDDGRWQLPQQHPDDIIGRILPETLHQYFFFDGERIDRIVRSDNKLEIAEATKTMLGMEVLDRSIKHLKEAKKTLEEELKAIGDTETRQLLKQKDKKEQEVEKLTNRQTEIGQELSHQQTLKKETSNRFRDVSGAKDLEERRKELSSQKATNRDRLKQSREALNKAISTRGYTTLLPEITAEFRAIVSEFKQRGELTSGISREFINDLLNSQRCICGAELREGTHLHHNVSSWLDKASIAAVEETAIRTIAQVDEIDKQTSTFWQDIDKEQANINQIRQEISRIETQLDDIGEQLRKNPAEEIRNLQKRLDEIEGKIRDLTLEEGENKQKISDLKTEIDELSKQIAKQEMNEARQALAQRRIAATQDAIERLTEFRSRLDKHFRSQLEKRVQDIFSSISFKPYLPKLTDKYELTLVEKTAGKESQVAASTGENQILSLSFIGGIIDRVREWSKEEMMMPNSSTFPIVMDSPFGSLDEIYRRQIAKIIPKLANQLVVLVTKTQWRGEVEEEMANRVGREYVLTYYSSKPDCEADTIELGGLPYSLVRQSPNEFEYTEIVEVDYEF
- a CDS encoding DGQHR domain-containing protein, coding for MNSASNPTPDLASQILERENREKQALALLLDRFLSRNDQILVQKIEMGGTEAYIGSVTLEWFSSRVRFASRLPLFRPKFNPDTQNIEIDAETIEEIQQRPLDWSRQAALAQYLAARKHHKFPPVLVVINQPWVDNPKSAEWSTEGKAIKSTADFMPLDKDAKVGLLNVSDDVTIFALDGQHRLMGVQGLMELIQTGKLQRYKKDKKAAGSFITVDDLSEEFQVDSSYLQNLAKEKIGIEFICAVVPGETREEARRRVRSIFVHVNLMAAPLTKGQLAQLDENNGFAIIARKVAVTHPLLKDKPSRNPRVNWDSATVATKSTVLTTLQALTEMSERYLGQKFPHWKPSQDKGLIPMRPDDEELEEAFEEFHKLFDNLANLPSYQRLESGEETPQLRRFSFEKDGGEGNMIFRPVGQVALAQALGIMIFRKKMPLKSVFDKLRKFDTDDGFSNMEYPESLWYGVLYDPNKKRILVAGRDLAAKLLVYILGGVDDDLERAELRQALAEARTFENKAVGFNGKFVQPREVGLPVILS
- a CDS encoding DNA phosphorothioation-associated protein 4, which gives rise to MSASKIRIAKDKADLVKSLLIAKETTGPFQTYADIIVFAAALGAKRKKRVPLEEISKRDPLPIGIEIFVSRGYDVAIKLLAIAETKDVNIISPNDENAESQRIEIFEEYANGGLEILADELRGSVDYSERLLLMLISERDKQNRAEGEFDLTRFLY
- a CDS encoding endonuclease/exonuclease/phosphatase family protein; amino-acid sequence: MNADVIKSWAFLKRAIALLAYGYSALIIVYFLLRLIFWDQFWVVGLVSSFIPLILLPILILPVLALGMIKKRWFSIASSIACILLISWLHLKYFSPHPIQTTSSQLNIKVLSLNCSWYKTSSENLTSLIQKEAPDIVFLQEVVKKHTQRAFVWLKSTYPYQFAAPETGILSKYPIEFSEILHLAGHRDIQQRAIIKIDNRDIIVYNIQVKSPWINYQKILPFVSIPFYDYRERSQEIQDLLQRLQKETLPLIVAGDFNMTDQSQDYHYLATVLQNSFQSSGMGFGFTWPHGWELSFLIKNSPWKLNYPIFRIDHIWYSKDWGSRASKVLPTTGSDHLPVTTELIQIPS
- the dndB gene encoding DNA sulfur modification protein DndB, which translates into the protein MLKISSPSFEYILPVIRGIQSGREYYVSMCPVRLLPKLFPLDEQETPPEMRAKRTLNRQRVPEIAKYIVNNPKHYIFSAITASIDADITFEPIGTEAEGRKIGRLRVPMDGKLIINDGQHRKAALEMALKENPELGYETIALIIFLDIGLERSQQIFADLNRYPVHPDPSLNILYDNRDKYAKIVREVVKQVAVFRSLTDCDRSTLSTRSSKLFTLNSIYNANLAFLANHRDGEWESAIAIAVRFWNTVSSNIPDWQQVLYKKVSASEMRRDYIHSHPTALTALGATGATLLSLYPDNWENHLAGLAQIDWSRFNVDWEGKVLSKSGISQSRSSVNFMTAYIKKRLNLPLAADE